The Verrucomicrobiota bacterium genomic sequence CCAGACGTAACCAAACAGCCCGTACACCACGCCGGACATGCCGCCAAACCGGTAGATTTCCGACCCCAGATATTCACCGGTGTTGGACACCACGCCAATGACCACCACCAGCGCCACCAGATGCCATGAACTTTCCCGCGCCTCAATCATCGAACCAAGCTGCATCAGCCATAGCAGGTTGAAAAAGATGTGCGTAAAGCTGAAATGCAGAAACACCGGCGTTAGCAGCCGCCACATTTCCCCATGGCGCACTTCGGAAAGCGCGGGAATACCTAGGAATCCCGGGCGATAGTTTGAAATAAACAGCAGCTTTAATGCCGAATCATTCTGGCCCAAGCTGGTCCAGAACGCGAACAGGATGCATGCGCCCATGAGGACCAGCGTCAGCGGCCCCAGCCCATACGGAGCCATGGTGGGAAATAGCTTGGAGCGGTCCACGCAGCGTTTTTCATATTCCGCCTGGGCGCGCTCTTCCGCCGAACGCAAGGCATTGGCGCGTTTGGATTCTTCCCGGAACTCCGGCGCCTCGGGGTTCTGGTTGAACCGGTCCAGATGCGTCTTGGCCTGCGCCATCAGGTCTTCATCATGCACCCAAATGATCCACGCGCCGTCGGCTTCGGCCTCGACGTCGTTCTTGATGCCCTGCACATAGAGATACTCCCCAAACGTGCGGGCCTGGAGTTCATTGGGCAGCGTGCCAATGGAGCGCATGTGGGGAAGTATGTTGTGAAAACCGCCCCAAGGCAAATCGTTTGTCACCAACCCTAAAAACAGGCTGGTAAATGTGCGCACGGTGAGGCAGGTTATTTGCATGGTGCGCGATTACCTGTCGTTTTTTGAACGCCGACACGAGATTTGTGGCGGAGCGCCGGTCATTAAGGGTACGCGGGTTTCGGTGCGAACCATTCTGGCCAGCGTGGCTGACAATTAAACCCATGGCGCTCGAATCCAAACCGCTTTTTCATCCGGAGGTGATCCGCCAGCAAGTGCGGTCTTTCAACCTGCCGGACCGCGTGGGTG encodes the following:
- a CDS encoding DUF433 domain-containing protein, with translation MVRDYLSFFERRHEICGGAPVIKGTRVSVRTILASVADN
- a CDS encoding rhomboid family intramembrane serine protease, which codes for MQITCLTVRTFTSLFLGLVTNDLPWGGFHNILPHMRSIGTLPNELQARTFGEYLYVQGIKNDVEAEADGAWIIWVHDEDLMAQAKTHLDRFNQNPEAPEFREESKRANALRSAEERAQAEYEKRCVDRSKLFPTMAPYGLGPLTLVLMGACILFAFWTSLGQNDSALKLLFISNYRPGFLGIPALSEVRHGEMWRLLTPVFLHFSFTHIFFNLLWLMQLGSMIEARESSWHLVALVVVIGVVSNTGEYLGSEIYRFGGMSGVVYGLFGYVWIRGKCDPASGYFMDKVNVVLMIIWFFVCLSGKVGHIANIVHGSGLAIGMAWGYLSGRARLR